In the Cellvibrio sp. KY-GH-1 genome, CAAAAAATGGAATTCTTCCCCAACTGGACAGCGCAGCAAAAACAAAAGATGGTGACAATAGAAAGCTAGTCAAAGCTGGCGATTTTGTTATCAATAGTCGCTCAGACAGAAAGGGTTCTAGCGGTGTCTCTGATAGAAATGGATCAGTATCACTAATTAATATTGTTTTAAAACCAAGAAACGTACTTCCGAAATTTTGTAACTACGTATTGAAAAGTAATGCTTTTATTGAGGAATATTACCGCGTTGGCAGGGGTATAGTCGCAGATCTATGGACAACCCGATATGACGAAATGCGAACAATGATGCTCGTTATTCCTCCGAGTCAAGAACAAACCGCCATCGCCAACTTTCTGGATCAAAAAACCGCACAAATTGACGAAGCCATCGCTATTAAAGAGCGGCAAATAGAATTACTTAAAGAGCGCAAGCAAATCATTATCCAAAAAGCCGTGACTCAGGGCTTGAACCCGAATGTGCCGATGAAAGATTCGGAGGTTGAGTGGATTGGGAAGGTGCCGAAGCATTGGATTGTTTCCAAAATTGGCATGTACTCAAAGGTATTCAATGGTTCAACTCCCAACAGAGAAATTTCAAGATATTGGTTAAATGGAACAATTCCTTGGATTTCGTCTGGCAAAGTTAATGATTTTATTGTCAATGAGCCCTCCGAGTACATTAGCGAGTCAGCACTTCGCGAATGTTCATTGAGAGTTTTTCCAAAAGGAACAATTATTATTGGGATCGTTGGGCAAGGAAAAACAAGAGGAACAACAGCGAGGCTTAATCTAGATACAACAATAAATCAAAATGTTGCTGGAATAATTCCATCTAAATTCTTGAGTAGTGATTTTTTACATTTATATTTAATTCAAGCCTATTCTCAAATTAGGAATCAAGGGCAAGGTTCAAATCAAGAAGCACTAAACTGCTCAATAGTAAGCTCCTTTCCTGTCGTGATTCCTGCAATGGAAGAACAACAAAAAATTATTGAGTTTATTGAAAATCAGTCTTTATTAATCGAACAATCAATATCAATTCAGGCTGAGCAAATCGAAAAACTAAAAGAATACAAAACCACGCTGATTAATAGTGCGGTGACAGGAAAAATCAAAGTGACGGATGAAAATTAATTCATGCACTACAATCAAACCAACTACAGATATTTAACTGACAACATAGTCAAACACTATGCCTAAACAATACCAACCGCCATTCAGCATAAGCCTGCAGACGCTTAAACGAGTAAGCGAGATCAGCGAAGCCGTTGGGCGGTTGAGTGCGCAGATGGAACCCTTGGATTCGCTCCGGTTGCGCCGCGCGAACCGCATTCGCACGATTCAGGGTTCGTTGGCCATTGAGGGCAACACACTTAACGAAGCGCAAATTACCGCGATTCTGGAAGGTAAACGCGTTATTGCCCCACCGCGCGAAATTCAAGAAGTTCACAACGCCTTTGCGGCCTATGAAAAATTGTTGGATTGGAGCCCCGCCAACGAAGTCCATTTATTGGAAGCTCATGCATTATTAATGCGCGGTTTGATTAATGAAGCAGGTTACTACCGCACAGGTGGCGTAGGCGTAATGGCCGGCGATAAAGTGATTCATATGGCACCCGGTGCCAACCGTGTACCCAAGCTGATGGAAGACCTACTCACATGGCTGGCAACGACTGAAACACCGCCACTTATCGCGAGTTGTGTTTTCCATTACGAATTTGAATTTATCCACCCTTTTGCAGACGGCAATGGGCGCATGGGTAGGCTATGGCAAACATTAATCCTCAGCCAATGGAACTCACTATTTGCGCACATTCCAGTAGAGAGCATGGTTCACCAGCATCAAGCCGAGTATTACCAAGCGCTGCAAGAAAGCACAGACAAAACCGATTCGGCGCCCTTTATAGAATTTATGCTGGAGCGAATTTTTGACGCAGTGAATGCTACGCCCAACTACAACAGCGACCAAGTAAGCGACCAAGTAAGCGACCAAGTAGCAAGGCTGTTGCGTGCTCTGAGTAAACAGCCGCTTACCAATCAGGCGTTAATGCTTGAGCTGGCACTGAGTCATCGCCCCAGTTTCCGCAACAATTACTTAAACCCGGCACTTGATGCAGGTTTAATAGAACGTACCCAGCCAGCCTCTCCCCGCAGCCCTACGCAAAAGTATCGACTCACTGCTAAAGGCCGTGAGTGGTTATTCATTAACACAAGGA is a window encoding:
- a CDS encoding Fic family protein, which produces MPKQYQPPFSISLQTLKRVSEISEAVGRLSAQMEPLDSLRLRRANRIRTIQGSLAIEGNTLNEAQITAILEGKRVIAPPREIQEVHNAFAAYEKLLDWSPANEVHLLEAHALLMRGLINEAGYYRTGGVGVMAGDKVIHMAPGANRVPKLMEDLLTWLATTETPPLIASCVFHYEFEFIHPFADGNGRMGRLWQTLILSQWNSLFAHIPVESMVHQHQAEYYQALQESTDKTDSAPFIEFMLERIFDAVNATPNYNSDQVSDQVSDQVARLLRALSKQPLTNQALMLELALSHRPSFRNNYLNPALDAGLIERTQPASPRSPTQKYRLTAKGREWLFINTRT
- a CDS encoding restriction endonuclease subunit S — encoded protein: MELVKMQRYESYRDSGVDWIGIVPTHWSVTRLGSLFEERRTKVSDEDFPPLSVTKNGILPQLDSAAKTKDGDNRKLVKAGDFVINSRSDRKGSSGVSDRNGSVSLINIVLKPRNVLPKFCNYVLKSNAFIEEYYRVGRGIVADLWTTRYDEMRTMMLVIPPSQEQTAIANFLDQKTAQIDEAIAIKERQIELLKERKQIIIQKAVTQGLNPNVPMKDSEVEWIGKVPKHWIVSKIGMYSKVFNGSTPNREISRYWLNGTIPWISSGKVNDFIVNEPSEYISESALRECSLRVFPKGTIIIGIVGQGKTRGTTARLNLDTTINQNVAGIIPSKFLSSDFLHLYLIQAYSQIRNQGQGSNQEALNCSIVSSFPVVIPAMEEQQKIIEFIENQSLLIEQSISIQAEQIEKLKEYKTTLINSAVTGKIKVTDEN